TGGCTGTTGGTTCGAGCCTTTCCGTGGACAGCCAGTGGACCAGATCTCGTGCAAACAGTTCTCTGGAAGCGTCGAATTCGAGAGTATGCCGTGCTTCCGAATAGCAGATCTGCGTCAGGTGCCGGATGGAGAACGTCGCGACTCGTCGCCGAGTTGCCGCGTTGTCGATGATTTCGTCGTGTCCGGCCAGCATCACGAGTGTCGGATGGGTGATGCGATCCGCGTTCTGTCGGATGATTTCATCAAGGTCATTTCCGGCGTTCAGAAGACCGCTCGTCACATGGTGTAGTGCCAGGGGGTCGTCGGCGATGAACTTTCTGCATCCGGCATCGTCGGTGAACAAAGCCGGATCGCTCAGGGGGATTTCAACCGACTTGTGCCGAACATCATGCCGCCGAGCCAGGTGCAGCCGAAGCCGCTGCCACCATGTCGGACACAACTTCGGCTCCAGCCCCGGATACAAGAGCGCCAGGCGATCGATGAGTTCCGGATACGTCGCCGCGAATGCCGCCGCAATCTTGCCTCCCCAACTCACACCCAGCAACGTCACCGGCACATCTCCCGGCCGATGACAGCCCGGCTTGGCTGCCTGTGATTCCGCTTTCCAATTTTTCGCCAGCCGCA
This sequence is a window from Planctomycetaceae bacterium. Protein-coding genes within it:
- a CDS encoding alpha/beta fold hydrolase, yielding MTLHFRHYPATGIRRGIVVALHGIQSHSAWYEFSSRRMADAGFDVYFADRRGSGLNGRLRGHADHGMRLLNDVRQLVRLAKNWKAESQAAKPGCHRPGDVPVTLLGVSWGGKIAAAFAATYPELIDRLALLYPGLEPKLCPTWWQRLRLHLARRHDVRHKSVEIPLSDPALFTDDAGCRKFIADDPLALHHVTSGLLNAGNDLDEIIRQNADRITHPTLVMLAGHDEIIDNAATRRRVATFSIRHLTQICYSEARHTLEFDASRELFARDLVHWLSTERLEPTATTVLRMAPS